In the Alphaproteobacteria bacterium genome, GCTGATCGTGCTGCTCTCCGCGGTGTGGCTCGGGCTCAACTTCGCAAATCGGCTGGTCGCGCCGATCCGGCGCCTGATCGGCGCCGCGAACCTGGTTTCGACCGGCAATCTCTATGTGCAGGTGCCGGTGCGGCGCGGGGAGGGCGACCTCTCCCAGCTCGGCGAGACTTTCAACAAGATGACCCAGGAGCTGCGTACGCAGCGCGACGACCTGATGCGCGCGCGCGACCAGATCGACAGCCGCCGCCGCTTCACCGAAGCGGTGCTTGCAGGCGCCAGCGCCGGCGTCATCGGCGTCGATGCGAACGGCGAGATCAGCATCCTCAATCGCTCGGCCGAGAAGCTGATCGGCCAGAGCGAGTCGGCGGCGGTCGGCCGCCAATTGACCAAAGTCATGCCCGAGCTCGACTCGCTGTTCACCGAAGCGCGCACCGGCGCGCACCGGCTGGTACAGGGGCAGATCAACATCAATCGCGACATGCGCGAGCTCAATCTGTCGGTGCGGGTCACCACCGAGCAGTCACCCGACGAAGATCACGGCTATGTGGTGACGCTCGATGACATCACCGACCTCGTCACCGCGCAGCGCACCTCCGCCTGGGCCGACATCGCGCGGCGCATCGCGCATGAGATCAAGAACCCGCTCACCCCGATCCAGCTGTCCGCCGAACGCTTGAAGCGCAAGTACGCGAAGGTCATCACCGAAGACAAAGCCGTTTTCGAGCAGTGCACCGACACGATCGTGCGCCAGGTCGACGACATCAAACGCATGGTGGACGAATTCTCGCGCTTCGCCCGCATGCCCAAGCCGGTAATGACGGCCGAGGACGTCGCCGATACGGCGCGGCAGGTCGTGTTCCTGCAGCGCGTCGGCAATCCGGACATCGACATCGAGATCGAGACGCAAGCCGAGCACATGCCGGCGAAATTCGACCGCCGCCTGATCAGCCAGGCGCTCACCAACATCGTGAAGAACGCGAGCGAGGCGATCGCCGCAGTTCCGCCGGACACGCCCGGCCGCGGCCGCATTCATGTTTCGGTCAAACGCGAGGGCGCCGACATCGTGATCGATGTGATCGATAACGGCACCGGCCTGCCGAAGGAAAATCGCAACCGCCTGCTCGAACCCTATGTCACGACCCGCGAAAAGGGTACCGGCCTCGGGCTCGCCATCGTCGGACGAATTCTGGAGGAGCATGGCGGACGCATGGAGCTGTCCGACGCGCCCGATGTTGCGTCCGGCGGACGCGGCGCATGGGTTCATCTGCGTTTCGCGGCCGAGAGCGTCGCGAGCGCCACCACCGGAAAAGCCGAAACCGCGCAAGCCCTCGAGATGGCGAGTAAATAGTCATGGCGGCCTCTGACATCCTGATCGTGGACGACGAAGCGGATATCCGCGAACTCGTTGCGGGAATCCTGCAGGACGAAGGCTACGAGACGCGCACCGCGCGCGACAGCGATACTGCGCTCAACGCGATCGGCACGCGCCGGCCGAACCTCCTGTTCCTCGATATCTGGCTGCAGGGCTCGAAGCTCGACGGGCTGCAGCTGCTCGACAGCGTGAAAGGGGAGAACCCCGATCTGCCCGTGGTGATGATCTCCGGCCATGGCAACATCGAGACCGCCGTCTCGGCGATCAAGCGCGGGGCCTACGACTTCATCGAGAAGCCGTTCAAGGCCGACCGGCTGGTCCTGGTTGCCAACCGGGCGCTGGAAAATTCCCGCCTCAAGCGCGAGGTGAAGGAATTAAAGCAGCTCGCGCCGCAGGCCTCGAGCCTGGTGGGCAAGTCGCCTGCGATCAATCAGCTTCGTCATGTGATCGAGAAAGTCGCGCCCACCAACAGCCGCATCCTGATCGTCGGCCCGTCCGGCGGCGGCAAGGAACTCGCCGCGCGCACCATCCATCAACACTCGGCGCGGCAGGATGCGCCGTTCGTCGTCATCAACGCGGCCGCGATCACGCCCGAGCACATGGAATCCGAGCTCTTCGGCGTGGAGGCCGCGAACGGCGCGCAGGGCCGGAAGGTCGGCGCGCTCGAGGAGGCGCACCACGGCACGCTGTTCATCGACGAGATCAGCGACATGCCGCGCGAGACGCAAAACAAGATCCTGCGCGTGCTCGTCGACCAGACCTTCCAGCGCGTCGGCGGCACCACCAAGGTCAATGTCGACGTGCGCATCGTCTCCTCGACGGCGCGCAACCTGGAGGCGGAGATCGCGGCCGGCAAGTTCCGCGAGGACCTCTATCACCGCCTCTCGGTGGTGCCGATCCGCGTGCCGCCGCTCGCCGAGCGGCGCGAGGACATCCCGCTGCTGGTCGATCATTTCATGGACCAGATTTCGCAGTCGACCGGCCTGCCGAAGCGCACCATCGGCGAGGACGCGATGGCGGTGCTGCAGTCGCACGACTGGCCCGGCAACGTGCGGCAGCTGCGCAACAACGTCGAGCGTCTGATGATCCTGGCGGGCGGCGACGCCGATGCGGTGATCGACGCCTCGATGCTGCCGCAGGATGTCGGCGCGATGGTGCCGAGCCTGCCGAACGGCAACGGCGGCGAGCACCTGATGGGGCTGCCGCTGCGCGACGCGCGCGAGATGTTCGAGCGCGAATATCTGCGCGCGCAGATCAACCGCTTCGGCGGCAACATCTCGCGCACTGCCGAATTCGTCGGCATGGAGCGCTCCGCCCTGCATCGCAAGCTCAAGGCGCTTGGAATCGGGTAGACCGGGCCACGCGCTCTGCGGGCTCCCTCTTCCTGCAAGGGAGAGGGTCGGGGAGAGGGTCAATGTCACGCATCGCCTATGTGAACGGCCGCTACGTGCCGCATCGTGCCGCGACTGTGCATGTCGAGGACCGCGGCTATCAGTTTGCCGACGGCGTCTACGAGGTGTGCGAGGTGAGGGGCGGCAAGCTGGTCGACGAGCGCCGCCACATGGACCGGCTCGAGCGTTCGCTGTCCGAATTGCGCATCGACATGCCGATGCCGCGCAATGCGCTCGGCGTCGTGTTCCGCGAGACCGTCGCGCGCAACCGGGTGCGCGACGGCATCCTCTATCTGCAGATCACGCGCGGGGTCGCGCGGCGCGATCATGCCTTTCCGGCACCCGGAACGCCGCCCGCCATCGTGGTGACGGCCAAGAGCTACGATCTCGACAGGCTGGAGCAGGGGGCGGCCGACGGGATCGCGGTCATTTCCGTGCCGGAGAACCGCTGGCCGCGCGTCGACATCAAGTCTGTCTCGCTCCTGCCCAATGTGCTCGCCAAGCAGGCGGCGCGCGAGCAGGGCGCCAAGGAGGCCTGGTTCGTCGATGCGGAGGGCAAGGTCACCGAGGGCTCGTCCTCCAACGCCTGGATCGTGACCCGCGAGGGTGCGGTCGTCACCCGGCCAGCCGATTTCGGCATCCTGCGCGGGATCACCCGGACCGTGGTGCTGGAGGTCATTGCGGAGCACGGCCTCAAGCTTGAGGAGCGCGCCTTCACGATGGAAGAGGCCCACGCGGCGCGCGAGGCGTTCATCACCTCGGCGACCAATTTCGTCATGCCAGTGGTGCGGGTCGATGGTCGGCCGGTCGGCAATGGCGCGCCTGGTCTTCTCGCCAGCGCGCTGCGGCGGGATTACCACGCCCACGCCGAAATCGCCTGAAGGCGCTGGAATCGCACCGCTTCCGCCATTCTGCGCTTGCGCGGGTTCCCGCCCTACCATCTAATGGACGCTGCCACGACCGCGTGCGGGGGCAAGCCGGCTCGCGGGGAAGTGACAAAAACCGCTCGTGGGAGAGGGAGACCCGCGAATAATAACGGAAACAACGGCAATGGCGGCCGAAAGAGCACAAAACCTACAAGACACCTTCCTCAATCATGTCCGAAAAAGTAAGACGCCGCTGACGATCTTTCTGGTCAATGGCGTGAAGCTTCAGGGGGTCGTGACCTGGTTCGATAATTTCTGTGTGCTGCTGCGGCGGGATGGGCACTCGCAGCTCGTCTACAAGCACGCGATATCGACCATCATGCCGGGGCATCCGATCCAACTGTTCGAAGGCGCCGAGGAGGCGCCTGCGGAAAAGGTCTGATTTGGAGCCACGACGCCGCGAGGCGATTTCCGGATTGTCTGGCGCGCCCGCCGAGGGCGCGACCGGCCGTGCTATGGTCGTCGGCCCCTATCTGCGCCGCCGGCTCGCAAAAGGGCAATCGCTCACCGCGGATGTCGAGCGCGCGCCGCAGGCGCGGCTCGAGGAGGCGGTCGGCCTTGCGGCCGCGATCGACCTCGATGTGGTCTCGTCCGGCATTGCGCCGCTCAGCGAGATCAGGCCCGCGACCTACATCGGCAAAGGCAAGGTCGAAGAGCTTGCCGGGCTCATCAAGGGCGAGGAGATCGGCATCGTCGTGATGGATTGTGCGCTGTCACCGGTGCAGCAGCGCAATTTGGAAAAGGCCTGGAGCGCCAAGGTGCTCGACCGCACCGGGCTGATCCTGGAGATCTTCGGCCGCCGCGCCCGCACGCGCGAAGGCACGCTGCAGGTCGAGCATGCGCACCTGACCTACCAGAAGGGACGGCTGGTGCGCTCCTGGACGCACCTGGAACGCCAGCGCGGCGGCTTCGGCTTCCTCGGCGGCCCGGGCGAGACGCAGATTGAATCCGACCGGCGCCAGATCGAGGAGCGCATCGCCAAGATCGAACGCGAGCTGGAGAGCGTGAAGCGCACCCGCAAGCTGCATCGCGACAGCCGCAAGCGCGTGCCTTACCCGGTGGTGGCGCTGGTCGGCTACACCAATGCGGGAAAGTCGACCCTCTTTAATCGGCTGACGCGCTCAGCCGTGCTCGAAGCCGACATGCTGTTTGCAACGCTCGATCCGACGCTGCGCGCGATCACACTGCCGCACGGCGCCAAGGCGATCCTCTCCGACACGGTCGGCTTCATCTCCGATCTGCCGACCATGCTGGTCGCGGCGTTCCGCGCGACGCTCGAAGAGGTGATCGAGGCCGACATCATCCTGCACGTGCGCGATGCGACGCATGAAGACACCGCCGCGCAGGCGCATGACGTCGAAGAGGTGCTGCGGGCGCTCGACATCGACCCGAACGACCACGCGCGCATCATCGAAGTCTGGAACAAGATCGACCGGCTCGATGAGCAGGCGCGCCTCCAGCTCGAGAATGTCGCCGCGCGCCGCAGCGAGAACCGCCCGGTGCTGGTTTCGGCGCTCACCGGGGAGGGGCTCGATGCGCTGCTCGCCGCGATCGAGGCGCGCCTCGCGCTGACCCGCGTCGTGCTCGACCTCGTGCTCGACCCGGCGGAC is a window encoding:
- a CDS encoding sigma-54 dependent transcriptional regulator — its product is MAASDILIVDDEADIRELVAGILQDEGYETRTARDSDTALNAIGTRRPNLLFLDIWLQGSKLDGLQLLDSVKGENPDLPVVMISGHGNIETAVSAIKRGAYDFIEKPFKADRLVLVANRALENSRLKREVKELKQLAPQASSLVGKSPAINQLRHVIEKVAPTNSRILIVGPSGGGKELAARTIHQHSARQDAPFVVINAAAITPEHMESELFGVEAANGAQGRKVGALEEAHHGTLFIDEISDMPRETQNKILRVLVDQTFQRVGGTTKVNVDVRIVSSTARNLEAEIAAGKFREDLYHRLSVVPIRVPPLAERREDIPLLVDHFMDQISQSTGLPKRTIGEDAMAVLQSHDWPGNVRQLRNNVERLMILAGGDADAVIDASMLPQDVGAMVPSLPNGNGGEHLMGLPLRDAREMFEREYLRAQINRFGGNISRTAEFVGMERSALHRKLKALGIG
- the hfq gene encoding RNA chaperone Hfq, translated to MAAERAQNLQDTFLNHVRKSKTPLTIFLVNGVKLQGVVTWFDNFCVLLRRDGHSQLVYKHAISTIMPGHPIQLFEGAEEAPAEKV
- a CDS encoding D-amino-acid transaminase; this encodes MSRIAYVNGRYVPHRAATVHVEDRGYQFADGVYEVCEVRGGKLVDERRHMDRLERSLSELRIDMPMPRNALGVVFRETVARNRVRDGILYLQITRGVARRDHAFPAPGTPPAIVVTAKSYDLDRLEQGAADGIAVISVPENRWPRVDIKSVSLLPNVLAKQAAREQGAKEAWFVDAEGKVTEGSSSNAWIVTREGAVVTRPADFGILRGITRTVVLEVIAEHGLKLEERAFTMEEAHAAREAFITSATNFVMPVVRVDGRPVGNGAPGLLASALRRDYHAHAEIA
- the hflX gene encoding GTPase HflX, yielding MVVGPYLRRRLAKGQSLTADVERAPQARLEEAVGLAAAIDLDVVSSGIAPLSEIRPATYIGKGKVEELAGLIKGEEIGIVVMDCALSPVQQRNLEKAWSAKVLDRTGLILEIFGRRARTREGTLQVEHAHLTYQKGRLVRSWTHLERQRGGFGFLGGPGETQIESDRRQIEERIAKIERELESVKRTRKLHRDSRKRVPYPVVALVGYTNAGKSTLFNRLTRSAVLEADMLFATLDPTLRAITLPHGAKAILSDTVGFISDLPTMLVAAFRATLEEVIEADIILHVRDATHEDTAAQAHDVEEVLRALDIDPNDHARIIEVWNKIDRLDEQARLQLENVAARRSENRPVLVSALTGEGLDALLAAIEARLALTRVVLDLVLDPADGAGVSWLYRHAEVLSKDMDQDGKLAMTVRADPDKAERIRGKFLTPASS
- a CDS encoding PAS domain-containing sensor histidine kinase — protein: MLGASAVVLALLSATVTFVVLTGFTPIAPVHRVVVTLLLVDLVASLLLLGVIGREIWQILSARRRGRAGARLHVRIILLFSLIAAAPTVLLAFVASITLDRGLAPWFSTRIQAVIENSLTVSQIYFTEHATMIRNELAAMAVDVGRAKPLFDSDRERFRQLLTAQAQVRGLPLTLMVHNDLTVIEKADIDGVGDIGPSAAAGALSAVGENEPQVAMFLETKSVAAVIKLRGYDDTYLYVARPLDPRVIEQLEATKASVQEFANLEARRIGVQIAFALMYTVITLIVLLSAVWLGLNFANRLVAPIRRLIGAANLVSTGNLYVQVPVRRGEGDLSQLGETFNKMTQELRTQRDDLMRARDQIDSRRRFTEAVLAGASAGVIGVDANGEISILNRSAEKLIGQSESAAVGRQLTKVMPELDSLFTEARTGAHRLVQGQININRDMRELNLSVRVTTEQSPDEDHGYVVTLDDITDLVTAQRTSAWADIARRIAHEIKNPLTPIQLSAERLKRKYAKVITEDKAVFEQCTDTIVRQVDDIKRMVDEFSRFARMPKPVMTAEDVADTARQVVFLQRVGNPDIDIEIETQAEHMPAKFDRRLISQALTNIVKNASEAIAAVPPDTPGRGRIHVSVKREGADIVIDVIDNGTGLPKENRNRLLEPYVTTREKGTGLGLAIVGRILEEHGGRMELSDAPDVASGGRGAWVHLRFAAESVASATTGKAETAQALEMASK